The sequence TGCGTTCTTTCTCGGCGGATTAAGCTTCGCGATTGGTCCCTTTGTCATAGTATACTTTCTCTCCCCACGCTCGACCAGGAACACTAAAAAGAAGACAACGCAGTTGATCGAGTGCGGCATCGACCCTATCGGGGACGCCTGGATCAAGTTCGGTGTAGTTTACTATCTTTACGCATTGATGTTTGTCGCCTTTGCTGTGGACATACTGTTTCTGTTCCCGGCGGCAATTGTCTACAACAAACCAGGTATTGTTAATGACCTGCAGGCCTTCATTGAAATTCTGATGTTTGTCGGCATCCTCTCTCTTATTATACTCTATGCCTGGAAAAAGGGAGTGTTCAAGTGGGAACGCAAGATTTACAACCATCAGTAGTCCAATTTGCCCAGCTCGACAAACTGCTGGCTCTTTGCCGGGCGAACTCCCTATGGCCCATGACTTTCGGCCTGGCGTGCTGCGCCATTGAGATGATGGCCACAGGCGCGTCGCGGTTCGATCTTGCCAGATTCGGCGCCGAAGTGTTCAGGCCCTCTCCACGCCAGAGCGATGTGATGATCGTCAGCGGAACCATCAACAAGAAAATGGCTCCCGCCGTCGAGACTCTCTACGACCAGATGCCTGAACCGAAATGGGTTATAGCGATGGGCAACTGCGCCATCTCCGGGGGGCCTTTCGTCTTTGAAGGCCAATACGGAATAGTCGAGGGAGCACATAAACTCTTTCCTGTAGATGTAATAATTCCAGGCTGCCCGCCCAGGCCGGAAGCACTTATAGAAGGAATACTGACCCTTGAGGAAAAACTGACCGGCTCCCGCAGGTGGCCTAGAGTGGAGGCAGGTTGATCATGAAGCTTTCCTCGATAAAACAAC is a genomic window of Desulfovibrio sp. containing:
- a CDS encoding NADH-quinone oxidoreductase subunit A, producing the protein MLFCCLLIPEVFSDVSELLQGVIFVADYATIDLLYVAAFFLGGLSFAIGPFVIVYFLSPRSTRNTKKKTTQLIECGIDPIGDAWIKFGVVYYLYALMFVAFAVDILFLFPAAIVYNKPGIVNDLQAFIEILMFVGILSLIILYAWKKGVFKWERKIYNHQ
- the nuoB gene encoding NADH-quinone oxidoreductase subunit NuoB — its product is MGTQDLQPSVVQFAQLDKLLALCRANSLWPMTFGLACCAIEMMATGASRFDLARFGAEVFRPSPRQSDVMIVSGTINKKMAPAVETLYDQMPEPKWVIAMGNCAISGGPFVFEGQYGIVEGAHKLFPVDVIIPGCPPRPEALIEGILTLEEKLTGSRRWPRVEAG